One segment of Halomonas sp. TD01 DNA contains the following:
- the acs gene encoding acetate--CoA ligase — protein sequence MSEHKNVYPVRDSIAASAWADKDKYAAMYQQSMDDPESFWAEQAKRLDWIKAPTKIKNTSFARDNVDIRWFEDGELNVSANCLDRHLEKRGDQTAIIWEGDNPNDSKHITYRELYERTNQLANGLKSLGVKKGDTVTLYMPMIPEAAMAMLACARIGAVHSVVFGGFSPDAVAQRVIGADSKLVITADESVRGGKHVPLKENVDSALTRDGTDVCKNVLVVKRTGGDIEWQEGRDIWFDELVDKQSSECPAETMNAEDPLFILYTSGSTGAPKGLKHTTGGYLAYAAMTHQYVFDYQEGEVYWCTADVGWVTGHSYIVYGPLANGATTLMFEGVPSYPSHGRMGEIVDKHQVNILYTAPTAVRALMAHGDNVMDSSKRDSLRLLGSVGEPINPEAWEWFYRVIGNEKCPIVDTWWQTETGGIMIAPLPGATDLKPGSATTPFFGVNPALVDNEGHKLEGETEGNLVILDSWPGQARSIWGDHERFVQTYFSTYDGMYFTGDGCRRDEDGYYWITGRVDDVLNVSGHRMGTAEIESSLVAHSAVAEAAVVGFPHDIKGQGIYIYVTLNDGIDPTDELKKELTQWVRKDIGPIASPDVIQWAPGLPKTRSGKIMRRILRKIAANECDGLGDTSTLADPSVVDELIEHRANQ from the coding sequence ATGAGCGAGCATAAAAACGTCTATCCAGTGCGCGATAGTATCGCTGCCAGTGCATGGGCTGATAAAGATAAATATGCGGCAATGTATCAGCAGTCCATGGACGACCCGGAGAGTTTCTGGGCTGAGCAAGCAAAGCGTCTTGATTGGATCAAGGCGCCAACCAAGATTAAAAACACCTCCTTTGCACGCGATAATGTTGATATTCGCTGGTTTGAAGATGGTGAGCTAAACGTTAGCGCCAACTGCCTAGATCGCCATTTGGAGAAGCGTGGCGACCAAACAGCGATTATCTGGGAGGGAGATAATCCTAACGATTCAAAACATATTACGTACCGTGAGCTTTATGAGCGCACTAACCAGCTGGCCAACGGCCTGAAGTCGCTGGGGGTAAAGAAAGGCGATACAGTGACGCTGTATATGCCGATGATTCCCGAAGCGGCCATGGCCATGTTGGCATGTGCCCGTATTGGTGCAGTGCACTCTGTTGTGTTTGGCGGCTTTTCGCCGGACGCAGTCGCTCAACGGGTGATCGGTGCTGATTCTAAATTGGTTATTACTGCCGATGAGTCGGTGCGTGGTGGTAAACACGTCCCCCTCAAAGAGAACGTTGATTCGGCCCTGACGCGCGATGGCACCGATGTGTGCAAAAACGTATTGGTGGTGAAGCGTACAGGCGGTGATATTGAGTGGCAGGAAGGGCGCGACATCTGGTTTGACGAGCTGGTAGATAAGCAATCTAGCGAATGCCCAGCCGAAACCATGAATGCTGAAGACCCGCTGTTTATTCTCTATACCTCTGGCTCAACCGGTGCGCCTAAGGGCTTAAAGCATACTACTGGCGGCTACCTTGCCTATGCGGCGATGACCCACCAGTACGTTTTTGACTATCAAGAAGGCGAAGTTTACTGGTGTACTGCGGACGTAGGCTGGGTGACAGGCCACAGCTATATTGTATACGGACCGCTTGCCAATGGTGCAACCACGCTAATGTTTGAAGGCGTGCCGAGCTATCCAAGCCATGGCCGTATGGGCGAAATTGTTGATAAACATCAGGTCAATATCCTCTATACCGCGCCTACTGCTGTCCGTGCATTAATGGCGCATGGTGATAACGTGATGGACTCTAGCAAACGTGACTCACTGCGCTTGCTAGGTTCTGTAGGCGAACCTATCAACCCAGAAGCTTGGGAGTGGTTCTATCGCGTTATTGGCAATGAGAAGTGTCCTATTGTGGACACCTGGTGGCAAACCGAAACGGGCGGCATTATGATCGCGCCACTTCCTGGCGCTACTGATCTGAAGCCTGGCTCTGCTACAACGCCCTTCTTTGGTGTGAACCCCGCGCTGGTGGATAATGAAGGCCATAAATTAGAAGGCGAGACGGAAGGCAATCTAGTCATTCTCGACTCCTGGCCGGGCCAAGCGCGCTCCATTTGGGGCGACCACGAACGCTTTGTACAGACCTACTTTTCTACTTACGACGGCATGTATTTTACAGGAGATGGCTGCCGTCGGGATGAGGATGGCTATTACTGGATTACAGGCCGGGTTGACGACGTACTTAACGTCTCAGGCCATCGTATGGGCACTGCTGAAATAGAGTCGTCTCTGGTTGCTCACTCGGCAGTGGCAGAAGCCGCCGTCGTCGGTTTCCCGCACGATATTAAAGGCCAAGGCATCTATATCTATGTAACACTTAATGATGGTATTGATCCCACGGATGAACTCAAGAAAGAGCTGACTCAATGGGTACGTAAAGATATTGGCCCGATTGCATCGCCAGATGTAATTCAGTGGGCTCCTGGGCTGCCAAAAACACGTTCTGGTAAAATTATGCGGCGCATTTTACGTAAAATTGCGGCCAATGAGTGTGATGGCCTGGGGGACACCAGCACGCTGGCTGATCCGTCGGTGGTGGACGAACTCATTGAGCATCGTGCCAACCAGTAA
- a CDS encoding response regulator — translation MAVAHKFIVADDHPLFRAALTQALRQLAPQAEIVEADTMEATTEVVNRHPDADLILLDLHMPGAHGFSGLIQLRGQMPDIPVAVVSGSDEPYVVRRAIDYGASGFIPKSSSLQLIAEAVGEILQGEVWLPEALANVLDETSEEESRFAEAIASLTPQQFRVLNMLTEGLLNKQIAYELSVSEATIKAHVTAILRKLGVHSRTQAVIAAQKLEVEPPKVSS, via the coding sequence ATGGCAGTAGCCCATAAGTTTATCGTCGCAGACGACCATCCGCTGTTTCGTGCAGCGCTCACCCAGGCGTTGCGCCAGTTAGCCCCCCAGGCTGAGATTGTCGAAGCCGACACCATGGAAGCCACCACTGAGGTCGTTAATCGACACCCTGATGCTGATTTGATTTTGCTAGACCTCCATATGCCAGGAGCGCATGGCTTTTCAGGTTTGATTCAATTGCGTGGCCAGATGCCCGATATTCCGGTGGCGGTTGTTTCAGGCAGTGACGAGCCCTATGTAGTACGTCGTGCAATTGACTACGGCGCGTCAGGCTTTATTCCTAAATCATCCTCGCTACAGTTGATTGCTGAAGCGGTGGGGGAAATCCTGCAAGGGGAAGTTTGGCTGCCAGAAGCGTTGGCGAACGTCTTAGATGAAACCAGCGAAGAAGAGTCGCGTTTTGCGGAGGCAATTGCCTCACTGACGCCGCAGCAGTTTCGTGTGCTCAATATGCTGACGGAAGGCTTGTTGAATAAACAGATCGCCTATGAGCTTAGCGTCTCAGAAGCCACTATTAAGGCCCACGTGACGGCTATTCTGCGCAAGCTGGGAGTGCACTCGCGCACCCAGGCTGTTATTGCTGCTCAGAAACTTGAAGTGGAACCGCCGAAAGTTTCTTCTTGA